The nucleotide window GGAAGCTACCTCTCCACAATCAGCCTAGTCGGTATACCTTTCTTTGTGGGTGGCATCTGGATCATCATCGTCGGCATATTCGTAAAGAATAAAGCGATTGTGGTATACTGTAGCGGCCGCAAATTCAAAATCGAGGGTTCAACAGAGTTTATTGAAGACGTCTGGGATGCGATTCTGGGCGCCCAGCAAAGAAGATGATGTCGTATCTCTGCTCATATCAATCAGACCTAGACATAGCCCTAAGCTTCACCAACGGTATATATGATATCAAGTGTATTGGAAAATCATGAATAACTACAAACTCGCTATGACAACCTGTTCTACGAATGAGAGTCACGATCTAGCGAAGACCATTGTCGAATCGAAAAAGGCGGCTTGTGTGAATGTGGTAGAGGATGTATTCAGCATCTATCACTGGCAAGGAGAGATGGAAACTGCAAGGGAATCCATACTCATCATGAAAACAACTGCGAATCTCATCTCAGATTTGCAATCCATTGTGGAGCAAGCTCATTCCTATGATGTCCCTGAATT belongs to Candidatus Lokiarchaeota archaeon and includes:
- a CDS encoding divalent cation tolerance protein CutA — its product is MNNYKLAMTTCSTNESHDLAKTIVESKKAACVNVVEDVFSIYHWQGEMETARESILIMKTTANLISDLQSIVEQAHSYDVPEFVVLPIEQGADRYLKWISDVVK